A portion of the Musa acuminata AAA Group cultivar baxijiao chromosome BXJ1-1, Cavendish_Baxijiao_AAA, whole genome shotgun sequence genome contains these proteins:
- the LOC135587492 gene encoding uncharacterized protein LOC135587492: MAGKRTSASLTADEIDCQKEPSLSGKSSSSGYFSTVFPPTSTVMAKGLSQLDLYWTLNKQSTDTNTGSAQRKTTENQKKGSSSRSKSIKEGIYPSESTELAYFGSSVHYGARDFYAASSATNTSVNPINHYKTYGEDDSGNSNVATRGEWWQGSLYY, from the exons ATGGCAGGGAAGAGAACATCCGCTTCTTTGACGGCTGATGAGATTGATTGCCAGAAGGAGCCAAGCCTCAGCGGCAAGTCGTCGTCGTCCGGATACTTCAGCACCGTCTTCCCTCCCACTTCGACG GTTATGGCTAAGGGTTTATCACAGTTGGACTTGTACTGGACTTTGAACAAACAAAGCACTGACACTAACACTGGGAGCGCTCAGAGAAAGACTACAG AAAACCAAAAGAAGGGCAGTAGTAGTCGAAGTAAAAGCATCAAGGAGGGGATATATCCTTCTGAGTCGACAGAATTGGCCTATTTCGGGTCATCTGTGCACTATGGTGCTCGAGATTTCTATGCAGCCTCTTCAGCCACCAACACTTCTGTGAATCCTATAAAT CATTATAAGACTTATGGGGAGGATGACTCGGGCAATTCCAACGTTGCTACAAGAGGTGAATGGTGGCAAG gtTCGCTTTACTATTAA